In one window of Ostrinia nubilalis chromosome 21, ilOstNubi1.1, whole genome shotgun sequence DNA:
- the LOC135082057 gene encoding mediator of RNA polymerase II transcription subunit 21, whose product MADRLTQLQDTINQQAEHFCNSIGILQQFSTPSKFPGFDRSGSQTPQQQQNQEDYAVLFATLISRCAKDIDTLIESLPSEESSAELQVQSLRRLEAENKEAAEQLEEVVRQGEILLEKIQGALSDIAQSQLDMQNPALILNKDVKPQL is encoded by the exons ATGGCAGATCGTCTTACACAACTGCAAGACACCATTAACCAG CAAGCTGAGCACTTCTGCAACAGCATAGGCATATTGCAGCAGTTCTCCACGCCTAGCAAGTTCCCTGGATTTGACCGGAGTGGTTCGCAAACGCCTCAACAACAGCAGAATCAGGAGGACTATGCAGTGTTGTTTGCGACGCTCATTTCGCGGTGTGCGAAGGATATTGACACGCTGATCGAGTCGCTGCCGAGTGAGGAGAGCTCGGCAGAGCTGCAGGTGCAAAGCTTGAGGCGTTTGGAGGCGGAGAACAAGGAAGCTGCTGAGCAATTGGAAGAA GTGGTCCGCCAAGGTGAGATATTGCTCGAAAAGATCCAAGGAGCCCTGAGTGACATCGCTCAAAGCCAGCTAGACATGCAGAACCCAGCGCTAATCCTAAATAAAGACGTTAAGCCTCAGTTATAG
- the LOC135082058 gene encoding solute carrier family 35 member G1, which yields MPEHLELQHLVDLSAGSGDETIPNLLENKRPLIKRCPYLGLILATLSSLFFSLCSVIVKSLVNIDPMQLAMFRFIGVLLPTIPIVIYTEQPVFPPGKRLLLALRSVVGTVGLMLSFYAFRNMPLADASVIVFSVPVFVALFARVFLKEPCGMWNTISIILTLIGVILITHPPFLFGSDSTVEHIQNYNTLRGAIAAFVSTIFGANAYVLLRVLKGLHFSVIMTNFGAIAIVQTLFYSFVFGVLCMPNCGTERFLVVCLALFSYLGQILLTMSLQMEQAGPVAIARSADIVFAFLWQVMFFNEIPSKFSVCGAILVLSSVLLVGLRKWALALPADSQLRSKLGALAQ from the coding sequence ATGCCGGAACACTTGGAGCTTCAGCATCTCGTCGATCTATCAGCTGGCAGCGGTGACGAGACGATACCAAACTTATTGGAGAACAAAAGGCCGCTCATCAAAAGATGCCCGTACTTAGGCCTGATACTGGCGACGCTATCGTCTTTGTTTTTCTCACTGTGCTCGGTCATCGTAAAAAGTCTCGTTAACATTGACCCCATGCAGCTGGCCATGTTCCGGTTCATAGGTGTGCTGTTACCCACAATACCAATAGTAATTTACACTGAACAGCCTGTGTTTCCTCCTGGAAAGCGATTGTTACTCGCGCTGCGGTCGGTTGTTGGCACAGTGGGCTTAATGTTAAGTTTTTACGCATTTCGCAACATGCCATTGGCTGATGCATCTGTTATTGTTTTTTCGGTGCCTGTTTTTGTTGCTCTATTCGCACGGGTGTTTTTGAAAGAGCCTTGTGGTATGTGGAACACGATTTCTATCATTTTGACGTTAATTGGGGTTATTTTGATCACTCATCCGCCATTTCTATTTGGAAGTGACTCCACCGTGGAGCACATTCAAAACTACAATACCCTAAGAGGAGCTATTGCAGCATTTGTGTCTACTATATTTGGGGCGAATGCCTACGTTTTGTTACGGGTACTCAAAGGATTGCATTTCTCTGTAATCATGACCAATTTTGGTGCTATTGCTATAGTACAgactttgttttattcttttgtttttggtgTACTGTGTATGCCTAATTGTGGCACTGAAAGATTTCTAGTCGTTTGCTTAGCACTGTTCAGCTATTTGGGGCAGATATTGTTGACTATGTCATTGCAAATGGAGCAGGCAGGTCCTGTGGCCATTGCCCGTTCGGCAGACATTGTATTTGCATTTCTATGGCAAGTTATGTTTTTCAATGAGATTCCTAGCAAATTTTCTGTTTGTGGGGCGATTTTGGTACTAAGCTCTGTTCTTCTTGTGGGGCTTCGAAAGTGGGCTCTAGCTTTGCCAGCTGATTCCCAATTAAGGAGTAAGTTAGGGGCTTTAGCACAATAA